Part of the Lycorma delicatula isolate Av1 chromosome 13, ASM4794821v1, whole genome shotgun sequence genome is shown below.
ggtatggtatttttcacattttacaaaactgccatttcatctcatcctctgatgcaatatCTATTACATCAATGAGAATGATATGATGAGGTATTACATCAATGAGAATGGtggttaacattaaattataaacattagatcaattttgttatacttgttttaaattatgtacacttaaaagaaggataataattttttcttctcaatcaaatttcttaatataagatttttaatggtCATAATGACTCTCTAATATGgatattattgaaatttctttttaaagtataactctcataaaagatttttgacaaacattacaaacaatttttctccTTGGTGTGCAAATTTATATGTACCTTTAAATTAGAAAGacgattaaaaacattttgccaGAAGTTACgaacaatttttctcttttgtatgaatattaatatgcctgtttaaactgtttttacgattaaatgacttttgacaaaaggtacaaacataatttttctcttttgtatgaatattaagatgcgtCTTTAAACTAGAAGGATAATtcaaaaccttttggcagaagttacaaacataatttttctcttttgtatgagtATTAATATGTGTCCTTAAAGtcattttttgattaaatgacttttgacaaaatttacaagtatactttttttccttggtatgaatatttaaatgtaatcttaaaGCAGAACTtagattaaaagtcttctgacaaaaggtacaaacataatttttctcttttgtatgaacattaataatatgttcctttaaattgtttttataattaaatgacttttgacaaaagttacaaacataatttttctcctttgtatgaatatttaaatgcgatTTTAAATTAGAGCTTCGATTAAAAatcttctgacaaaagttgcaaacataatttttttcttctgcatGAGTATTAACATGTGTCCTTAAactgtttttatgattaaatgacttttggcaaacgttacaaatataatttttttccttggtatgaatatttaaatgcaattttaaagtagaattttgactaaaagtcttctgacaaaaggtacaaacataatCTTTCTCTTtcgtatgaatattaatatgtctgtttaaagtgtttttatgattaaatgacttttgacaaaaggtacaaatataattttcctcTTTATTATGAGGAATAAGGAGGGTTTTTGACTCATTACCATAAAAGTTAATGCgtctctttaaataacatttacagcTGAATCTTTCATTTCCATATTCACAAATCAGTTTCTTTCCTATCTGGAGAGGTAATGTGTTTTCACTACTTATATTCTCaactaaattttcttctgttgttaCATCATCATATGCACaattacattcattaaattttttttttatcattccatCATGCTCAGAATTATTTACAAATCTCTTGCAAGTAATAGAATGTATGGTACTTCCATTGATAGTTCCTTTATTGATAGcaacctgtaaaattaataataactataaattacgATCGAAAATGAAAGAAACAAACCAAAAATCAATGGTTGATTATGACTGAACAAAAATGGCACAATCAGTCtgttttttcatggagcccactgttACAAGGCAAATGTATCTTAACTATTTGAAaactttgctgttcctcagattcctgcaggatacagtttccaacaagacggtgctcTATAGAGATGTTACCATGTTCCTCAACAATGCTTCCCCAAATGTTGGATCAGACAAGAGGTCCAACTGCATAGCCACCTAGATTTCTCAGATATCACTCTTTTGGACTTTCTTGCTTGGGGTTTTATTACAAGttgtaataaagaaaagtttgtgatttgtatgatttaaaacaaaaaattgctgaGAATCGTATATATATGGTCTAAACATCTGCCAAGCTACAAAAGGTGCATACACTACAGTTGAATAACCTACATTAAAACATGGAGAGTTggtgtctatttaaaaaaaaaaattattaaattatattacatggttctcttaatataagctgtACACTTTCACactgtataattaaatacttttagaccagacaccctatatatatatttatttatttagattaaattttttcctctgtatgttaaaattgttaaatagaaaaattatatatatataatttctttctaatgcatttgttaataaacaaaccCATTAGAAAGAAGGTGAATTCAccagaaaaacaatatttttcataagcaTCAGATTGGCATCTCTATTAACTGAATCAAGTCTTCACAGAATTCATTCTGTCAGCATCACCCTCTCATTCAGTTCAATTTTATATCGAAAAAgttcattcaattttaatgtagtgAAAACAGAACCAACAGAAATCCCATTTCATGGGATATTTTACAAATTGAGCTCTGAGAATTTGCTACTACATTTCCCAAGATTTCAACCAAAGTTAATTCGTCTAAAACCTTTTGACCTGCACATTTCTTATTTgtgacagattttttttacaagtattaaaaCGTAAGAGTATGAAACATTAGAATTTGAATGCCGTTCGTAAACGCTTGGGCAGTTCtagcacatttattttattctctgtaTGTAAAGATTACATCAGCCTTTTCTTCCAGATGTTATGTCATATTAGCGAGAAAAATTTACTAATGACAAAAATGAAAGGCCAAATGGTAGAACAACAACACAAACCaaatgccaattttaactaaagaacacaacaatttcaataaaacatgaaataaatacaataaatactttttgccaccaattacatattatatgaaagaaaacaatttgcaaaaatttaccgTAGAAACTGAAATCTTTATAATTGGTAGAAAATTATAATCTGTTATaacaaggtaatcaatttttcaacaagTTGCCAGAAAAGAAGTAGGTACCTTACTAAtggtttttcatatatttaactgctgttataatgctgtgtttactggtatGTTTTTTCAGTGCTGGaaaaacctaaaacccatatttttaacaagaacggatgatttcagacctaatgctttgtgtcagtaacactgtatcccaacataacctaaaaaaaaaaacatttttaatcataacataaataccagtaaaccaatttttattttatttatataaaattacttggcATTATAAGGGCCTTCCAATGAGGTGTCACAAGCTACattgtctcatttaaaaaaaataagttttcaacccctgaaaatttagaaaacacttGAAgggcaaaattttatgttgtaatttaaaaataattttcagtttatgattatttcaactggtttaagaagtaataccAGTAATTTTATAGCGAGTCTGGTgaactagaatttaaaaaagtactaccaCAAATAGTTTTTTGCACCTACCAAGCGAaggggtgggcggattttaattttcttttcaccaaaattcattattttttttgggttgtcaattaatgtaatcaAATGTTACCATtgtcatttaagatttttgagttgggatAGGTATAGCAGAGGGTGGGTTTCACcactatgaaaataatttaaaaaggttcCCCCTGAGAATTGAATACAGGctgcaaacagaaatatgatgggacttatagctgttgaataataaatgtggcagttcttcaaatgatcacccggttTATACCAGCCtctgtaaaactaattatttgctttttaaaagcaaatttctacacaatttactttttgtatcatattactatatttcttctttttttttattgtacatatgttctaaatttcttcttaattttactaaaatacttttactttttatacttttagcCTTTTTTAAATTGGACTTTTCAATTGTGCAGATTTGGCATGCCAACagtccatctggataattggtgttcaACTGTATGCAAAATCTAATATTCTTACCACTTCATTCTCAATTAAGtcagtctcttcaattgctaaaggatctttttcaatatcaccattacTACTATCAAGCAGTTCCTCATCCAGTTGTAATAAATCTACTTcctgtaataaaaagcaaaatatgaatgctaaaaaataaatatgtttatgatgttttgtataattcatgaaataaaaatacattgtatcTCTAAATCGCTTACCACTTAATAGTGGTAAGGACCACTTAATAGTAGTAAGCGATTTAGCATAAATAGTGCAGCCACAGTTAAATTATCATCATTAGGCGACTTTAATGTGCCAGGATTTTGTTAATGTTTCCAAAAAATGGCGCTATACTAATCTtacagatttttctacaaattgctatcttttacaatcaaaaattgtttagctTTGTGGTAAttgcaatgattttgattttcctAATCTCACTGACATTAGAGGTTAATATTgcttatgttgattttttttattatgataaattatatttatcactaACATCATCAGAGAtaacgttacctaagattttgaattctaatcatcatatttctcataaatacttactagattataaaaatattaattttgtaatattcagtATTTACTAAATGAcggtttaattgtaaataatatttatttttttatatcaccacgTATGCATGAAGCTCTTGTGtggaaaatgaaaatggaagtttatagcgtatgaaaaatgtcatgcatgACTGGGATTTAATAGTGATCGTGATACAGAAATTTTTGCTGAGGAATTGcaactatgtattaataatactGTTGACTGTCACATAccaaaaaaaagtacttatacaaaaaatgtaattttcaaagtgGTTCTCTAGTGAaccttttattgtaattattaagaaaaggTTCCATAaacttcaaaaacaatttaaatctacttaaaaaaaaattaaattcattcagtGTGTaataagaatagtaaaattaagtGGCAAGATAAATATGTCTTGAAATGACAAGATGTCTTGTGTATTCTCAGACTAAGATTACCTGAAGGCTTGGAAATAGTTGCTTATGCCGATGATTTGGCTATATTAATTGAAGCCAAAACTGAACGTGACCTCGAAGTTGCCGGTAATGAAGTGCTAACATTGGTTAATAACTGGCTCTCGGACTGACAGTTATCTTCGTCTTTAGATAAATGTCACTATATTTTTCTGGCTGGAAGAAGGCAACTCAGAGACCTAAATCTCTGCTTGGGCGATCGTAGACTAGACCGTGTAGCAGTAACAAAATATCTTGGTGTCATTATAGACCCGGCTCTAAAGTTTAGTCCTCATCTCGCACAGAAATGTAAAGAGGTTGAGAATACCGCAAAGGCTTTAACAAGATTGTTGGCTGGACATGAAGCTCCACGTGCATCTAGGCGGCGGGTCATTGCCTCAACTTTAACCTCTGtattattgtatgctgcacctataTGGGAAAAAGCACTTTGTGTTGCAAGAAATGTCGCAAGACTTAGAACTCTGCATAGGCAAGCTCTTATAAACATCACTTCTGCATACCGCACCATCTCTTACGATGGCGGCTTGTGTATTATCATCGGTTCCCCCTATCGACCTCTTAGTTAAAGAACGATCACTTAGGTATCGTGGCATGCCAAAATAAGAAGCCCAAGCCAACATCAGGCGCATATGGCAGGACAGATGGAATCTTTCCACTAAAGCTACCTGGACCAGGAGATTGATACCCGACTTGGGCATGTGGCTTGATAGAGGACACGGGGAGGTTGGTTATTATCTTACTCAAATACTTTCTGGGCATGAtagcttcgaatattatttacatcgattcaGTAGAACACCAACACCTATTTGCATGTTCTGCCAGGATTCGGATACTGCCGAACATACTCTGTTCCACTGTAATAGATGGGCTATACATAGACGACGTGCAGGGCTGCAAGAATTAAATCCggagaatctgcttctttttctcctgcgatccactgacaattggaacaaaatggaggagtttgccaaaatagtgctaaaggctaaagatgatgtagcccttttaagaggccattgaggccccatggtaacttagtagtttaatattttcgttaaggcaagcagctatgaggagaagatcattccttcgtttggggatcataacaactgggtaatgaaaagaccgagacccggttccctcggCGGGGGCTAGGGACGGCTTTGTCGGACCTGATTCTCTGTCGGGGGGGGCTTGAGGTaggcacattaaaacaaaagatccaaccggggaggctgacctgctgtgccggacgtacagtcggcgggtggggaggcctcctttgagtttaaaggacactttcccgggctgcgcatacttgaatggatacccggcccgggaaagtaggaaaaaaaagaagatgtctTGTGTATGACTACTAAACACAAATTAGAAGTAGtacagaaagaaagaagaaaatggtTCCAAACGCTCTCAATGATATTTTTATGAACAGTTGATAGGGTGGATCTAATGCCCACttgaaagaaaagataaaaagggTGATATAAAAGCAGTTCTGCCAACTTTTAAATATCACTATATTAAATGCTCatgttttaataagaaaagtaatggCTAGTATAATCCTCTTCAATAAAGAGAGCAAATTGTTGAAATTCATCATAAAGTCATTCCCAAATAAACTAGGGCCTCTGTAGAAGATGAACCTCTCATTCTGTGTAATGATATTTCCAGTCATATATTccagaaacaaaaaaagtaaacaaaacaagaTGTTGTTTGTAAACCTTTattttccttgtacaaaatatgaaataaaaaaatagaattacaatatataattatgaaacatAATATCTCTAAAGGATAACCTGTGCCCAGGTATGAGCCCCTTTACATAaaagggaatataaaaattatattaaatttatatagaactatttttaaataaacagtagtaACCTGATGTAAGTAAATGatgctacaaataaaaaatgattaatcgtTAAAGACTGAGAtcaattaaaactttaacttATCTTAGAAAAATgacgaataaaagtaattaaacataataatactgtAACAAATGACCACCCGTACTTgtgcattaaaattcaacattctagatttagtactatgaagaaaatacaagaatatgaagatgatctaaataatatttatattgtacacatttttatgcttatatattgtacaaattggagtaaaatgaatattgttatatctGTTATGTTGTTAAGACTAATTTGTAAcaattcaaataacaaaaaaaaaaatatgctaaatattcttggtattaatattatgaccttaattataaattaccctTAAGTTTGCTTTCCTTAGTTTTGATTAGCTACGAAAaaggattttatattaaaaaaaatcaaaatgttactAAGATtggattagataaaattatatatatatatatatatatttagcaggaataagatttattagttCAGCAGAAGTATACATGAAATGTCTTctgcagatatttttttatgtttttgattttttttttcattgtgagATAAACATGcatagaagataaaaatttacatccTTCAGTCATCATCATATCAACTCAGTTCACCATGACCAAATTAGACAAAgctgatatgtatgacatgtaaacaaagggagtcttatacagactcaggccgaccattcctgagatgtgtagttaactaaacaaaaaataccgaGTACACCAGTACAcacacttttgtttttaaatccatacaaaagcaactaacatttactagTATTGGAACTTTAGgactttcaacttcaaaaatagGCTGTTATTCAACTGATTTGCATCAAGTTAAcgactagaccagcctggtgggctaaatatatatttcaaataacaaaaaaaataactacaacacATAGTAACAGACACCTAATAAACTAATATCAAAAGTTGATTTTCACAAGATCCCGCTTCATCAGTCAGTACAAATTTCccaaattacatcaaacaaaaacaaaacataaacccTAACACCGACAAAACTTGAACAAACAGAATGATTATCATTCAATTTGGTATTGAGGCGTATTCAAGTTTTGTCGTTattagggtttatgttttctaaagtttagtttttatttttgtttgatgaaattttctagACTGACGATGCGGGATCCCGCAAATGTCGACTTTTGATATTAGATTTTTAggtttctgttactgtgtttggtgattatttttttttttgttatttgaggttatTTGGCAGAGCAATCAGTAAGTTGATGATTAACTGAATTTTCACAaagttatatacatatacatatatatatatatatatatgttaagaaaCATACTGTATGCAATCCAAAATATACATAttaggaatgaaaaattaaaataataaaacaatggaaataataatgaaaacttggGGCTAACGACCATAGCAATCTACGACTAAAAGATAACAGTGGATGGaacaccaattttccagatgtccaacaaatttaactgttttaaactaggcaacttaaaaaaaagtatgttatttgaaaaattaaaatactattcaaGTAAATCTTTGTttcaataggaatttttttaatcgatctttgacctttgtaaaactaattataaaagtaaatttctccACACACTGTATTTTTGAAccatattactgaattttttttcttagattataCATGTATTCcaaatctctttttaattttatttaaatacatttactttttttttttttatacatatatatttttttttacttaatgtctGAGCCATTAAACACTGATATGTGCAGTATATATGataaccttttttaaattgttctttgcAACTATACAGACTTGATCTTGCAAAGATCCATCTGTATAATCGGTGTTCCACTGTATGCAAAATTTAATACCCTTACcactttattttcaacttttaaattttctgatttaaccaaGTCAGTCACTTCAAtcgctaaagga
Proteins encoded:
- the LOC142333953 gene encoding uncharacterized protein LOC142333953 isoform X2 — encoded protein: MINGDILKGPLAIEETNSIKSKNIKVENELESEILLNDDVSPQLNLNMKTNELEINYLDTLKTEEMEFYAGHQVDLIQLEGERLDISNGDIEKDPLAIEVTDLVKSENLKVENKVEVDLLQLDEELLDSSNGDIEKDPLAIEETDLIENEVVAINKGTINGSTIHSITCKRFVNNSEHDGMIKKKFNECNCAYDDVTTEENLVENISSENTLPLQIGKKLICEYGNERFSCKCYLKRRINFYGNESKTLLIPHNKEENYICTFCQKSFNHKNTLNRHINIHTKEKDYVCTFCQKTFSQNSTLKLHLNIHTKEKNYICNVCQKSFNHKNSLRTHVNTHAEEKNYVCNFCQKIFNRSSNLKSHLNIHTKEKNYVCNFCQKSFNYKNNLKEHIINVHTKEKNYVCTFCQKTFNLSSALRLHLNIHTKEKKYTCKFCQKSFNQKMTLRTHINTHTKEKNYVCNFCQKVLNYPSSLKTHLNIHTKEKNYVCTFCQKSFNRKNSLNRHINIHTKEKNCS
- the LOC142333953 gene encoding uncharacterized protein LOC142333953 isoform X1 — encoded protein: MMNGPVNNNFSNQALPLNKNIKLETEQDNVAQMISFFLPHHMTETNASHEHQVDLFQLKEEPVDMINGDILKGPLAIEETNSIKSKNIKVENELESEILLNDDVSPQLNLNMKTNELEINYLDTLKTEEMEFYAGHQVDLIQLEGERLDISNGDIEKDPLAIEVTDLVKSENLKVENKVEVDLLQLDEELLDSSNGDIEKDPLAIEETDLIENEVVAINKGTINGSTIHSITCKRFVNNSEHDGMIKKKFNECNCAYDDVTTEENLVENISSENTLPLQIGKKLICEYGNERFSCKCYLKRRINFYGNESKTLLIPHNKEENYICTFCQKSFNHKNTLNRHINIHTKEKDYVCTFCQKTFSQNSTLKLHLNIHTKEKNYICNVCQKSFNHKNSLRTHVNTHAEEKNYVCNFCQKIFNRSSNLKSHLNIHTKEKNYVCNFCQKSFNYKNNLKEHIINVHTKEKNYVCTFCQKTFNLSSALRLHLNIHTKEKKYTCKFCQKSFNQKMTLRTHINTHTKEKNYVCNFCQKVLNYPSSLKTHLNIHTKEKNYVCTFCQKSFNRKNSLNRHINIHTKEKNCS